One genomic region from Anguilla rostrata isolate EN2019 chromosome 2, ASM1855537v3, whole genome shotgun sequence encodes:
- the nthl1 gene encoding endonuclease III-like protein 1: MGHVICKSLLTYTLHLKMTSPYFIQKSCAVTLAGTRAKSIKTRGVTLSGLKTRVAKQQNLTESTVHVKEENEDLGISEFERNSQDSASPVQPIVRPRRQCQREVPPTIETKTEGGEQKPPRAPRRRAHLKAEYEEAGLKTERWEPPDWRRQLDHIREMRKARDAPVDHLGAAKCFDPHAPPEVMRYQVLVSLMLSSQTKDQITAAWNSHGLTVRAPIEDMDSRSALKPVRFQTKVKYIKQTTAVLQREYGGDIPDSVAGLVSLPGVGPKMAHLAMSIAWKQVSGIGVDTHVHRIANRLGWTRTKTKNPEETRRALEEWLPRDLWSEINWLLVGFGQQLCLPTGPMCSLCLAQHRCPSAHRVSPAKRPKAGSPRSPKSLSHHSASSPQPPNALGSLSPPTPSRGVKEEPPPSPTTDTPRKRTRGATRKHLEENRTSKPAQS; encoded by the exons ATGGGCCATGTGATCTGCAAAAGCTTGTTAACTTACACATTGCATCTGAAAATGACTTCTCCTTATTTTATCCAGAAGAGCTGTGCTGTTACTTTGGCCGGTACCAGGGCTAAATCGATCAAAACGAGAGGTGTGACCCTATCTGGTTTAAAGACCCGCGTGGCGAAGCAACAGAATTTGACAGAGTCGACTGTGCACGTGAAGGAGGAGAATGAGGACCTCGGGATTTCCGAATTTGAGAGGAACAGTCAGGACTCTGCTTCTCCAGTTCAGCCTATAG TCCGTCCCAGGAGACAGTGTCAGCGCGAGGTGCCCCCGACCATCGAAACAAAGACCGAGGGTGGGGAGCAGAagcccccccgcgccccgcgcCGGAGAGCGCACCTGAAGGCGGAGTACGAGGAGGCGGGGCTAAAGACAGAGCGCTGGGAGCCTCCTGATTGGAGGAGGCAGCTGGACCATATCCGCGAGATGAGGAAGGCCAGGGACGCCCCGGTGGACCACTTGGGGGCGGCAAAGTGCTTCGATCCCCACGCTCCTCCTGAG gtgATGCGGTACCAGGTCTTGGTATCTCTCATGCTCTCCAGTCAGACCAAAGATCAGATCACCGCGGCCTGGAACTCACATGGACTCACAGTCAGAGCTCCCATAGAGGACATGGACTCACGTTCGGCTCTGAAG ccTGTGCGGTTCCAGACCAAAGTGAAATACATCAAGCAGACCACAGCCGTCCTGCAGAGGGAGTACGGGGGTGACATCCCGGACAGCGTGGCCGGGCTGGTCAGTCTTCCTGGGGTGGGACCCAAGATGGCTCACCTGGCCATGAGCATCGCCTGGAAGCAGGTGTCTGGAATCG GGGtggacacacacgtgcaccgTATTGCAAACAGGTTGGGCTGGACGAGGACCAAAACCAAGAATCCGGAGGAAACTCGTCGGGCTTTGGAGGAGTGGTTGCCAAG GGATCTGTGGAGCGAGATCAACTGGCTGCTGGTGGGTTTCGGCCAGCAGCTGTGCCTCCCCACGGGTCCCATGTGCTCCCTCTGCCTGGCACAGCACCGCTGCCCCTCAGCCCACCGTGTGTCCCCGGCCAAGAGGCCCAAAGCGGGGTCCCCTCGCTCCCCCAAATCCCTCAGCCACCACAGCGCAAGCTCTCCGCAGCCTCCCAACGCCCTGGGCTCTCTCAGCCCGCCCACACCGTCGCGCGGCGTCAAGGAGGAgccgcccccgtcccccaccaCTGACACCCCGAGAAAGAGGACCAGAGGCGCTACCCGAAAACACCTCGAGGAGAACCGCACCAGCAAGCCGGCTCAGAGTTGA